The following proteins are co-located in the Desulfoscipio sp. XC116 genome:
- a CDS encoding tyrosine-type recombinase/integrase, whose translation MAGICGSYEYYLIDFVGDRRDDKPLFGITSHAFKWWARKCRLKTGVDFHSHRCRHTTGTQLLQKGISIDKVQDVLGHADISTTRRYAKTAPEAIYELAAKVDEIKERRVLYRFWLR comes from the coding sequence CTGGCGGGTATATGCGGAAGTTATGAATATTATTTAATTGACTTTGTAGGAGATCGCCGGGATGATAAACCTTTATTCGGGATAACCAGTCATGCCTTTAAATGGTGGGCACGCAAATGTCGCCTGAAAACCGGGGTGGACTTTCACTCCCACAGGTGTCGGCACACCACGGGCACCCAACTTTTGCAAAAAGGGATATCCATAGACAAGGTGCAGGACGTACTGGGGCACGCCGACATCTCTACCACTCGACGTTACGCCAAAACCGCCCCGGAAGCCATCTATGAATTGGCGGCCAAAGTTGACGAAATAAAGGAACGCCGGGTGCTGTATAGGTTTTGGCTGCGGTAG
- a CDS encoding Rpn family recombination-promoting nuclease/putative transposase yields MKAINRINDYAFKRIFGSEEGKEALISLLNAVLKPLPGQELAAVELLDRELDPKYLLDKAARLDILARIVTGALVNVEVQIVNRYNIDKRTLFYWAGLYHGQLASGQNFICLRKTITINILGFDWFEDTYKYHHTFHVREDQTGELLNDDLEIHFLELQKVAKVKRKPQNGLEEWLLYLNNIQGEEMEVIAMGNPGIRKAMTIEQIFFKNKKERRLYELREKAVRDEISMVVGAKAEGKAEGKAEGKAEGKVEMAHDAICKYLDIKFPGASISLQAEVKKISDLVVLEETITKVYAANSFDEVLAILGGATKAGS; encoded by the coding sequence ATGAAAGCCATTAACCGTATAAATGACTATGCCTTCAAAAGGATATTCGGATCGGAAGAGGGCAAAGAAGCATTAATAAGCTTACTGAACGCCGTGTTGAAGCCATTGCCGGGACAGGAACTGGCTGCAGTAGAGTTGCTGGATCGGGAATTGGATCCTAAATACCTACTGGACAAAGCCGCCAGACTTGACATTTTGGCTAGAATAGTCACCGGGGCATTGGTGAATGTAGAAGTCCAGATAGTAAACAGATACAACATTGATAAACGCACATTGTTTTATTGGGCAGGACTGTATCATGGACAATTGGCCAGCGGCCAGAATTTCATTTGCCTTAGGAAGACCATCACTATAAATATTCTTGGATTTGATTGGTTCGAGGATACATATAAATACCACCACACCTTCCACGTCAGGGAGGATCAAACGGGAGAGTTATTGAACGACGATCTGGAAATTCATTTCTTGGAGCTGCAGAAGGTTGCTAAGGTAAAACGCAAGCCCCAAAATGGCTTGGAGGAATGGTTGCTTTATCTCAATAACATTCAGGGAGAAGAAATGGAGGTAATCGCTATGGGAAACCCCGGTATTCGCAAAGCTATGACCATTGAGCAGATCTTCTTCAAGAACAAGAAAGAGCGCAGGCTATACGAACTCAGAGAAAAAGCTGTCAGGGATGAAATATCAATGGTGGTTGGGGCAAAAGCTGAAGGCAAGGCTGAAGGCAAAGCTGAAGGTAAAGCTGAAGGTAAAGTGGAAATGGCTCATGATGCTATTTGTAAATACCTAGACATTAAATTCCCGGGGGCATCTATTAGCCTGCAAGCGGAGGTAAAGAAAATCAGTGACTTGGTTGTATTGGAAGAAACTATAACAAAAGTTTATGCAGCCAATAGTTTCGATGAAGTATTAGCCATTTTGGGGGGGGCAACAAAAGCCGGAAGTTAA
- a CDS encoding tyrosine-type recombinase/integrase, translated as MESKLRQLIKEYLVDFKMRGNSEVTVKGYTYKLSKFVLFVEKNDIDFLIPNPSHARMYRNHLVEAGLKPRSVNDAISVVKGFYDFLIEEGKISGNPINTRRLRVKEGQALPKFMTNAELELLNDWLNTIPEKIALGFRTMLATGMRTSEVVAVQCSDLIRLDNGGYIIRVRHDKGNKERYVPVMDADVARKLAEIKRERIDDIPLIDVTPIQYRNWSYKCIKQIGVHFYPHRCRHTVGTKLLQKGVAIDKVQEILGHENISTTRRYAKTAPEAVLELAAKADQVKETRSIYCCLLNEIFSENE; from the coding sequence ATGGAATCCAAATTAAGACAACTAATAAAAGAATACCTGGTTGATTTCAAAATGCGGGGCAATTCGGAGGTTACCGTCAAAGGCTATACTTATAAATTAAGTAAGTTTGTACTCTTTGTTGAAAAAAATGATATAGATTTTCTTATTCCGAACCCCTCCCACGCAAGGATGTATAGAAATCACCTTGTGGAAGCGGGACTAAAGCCGCGGTCTGTAAACGATGCTATATCAGTTGTGAAAGGTTTTTATGATTTTTTGATTGAAGAAGGCAAAATCAGCGGCAACCCTATAAACACCAGAAGATTGCGTGTAAAAGAAGGACAAGCTCTGCCCAAATTTATGACTAATGCTGAGCTTGAGTTGTTAAATGACTGGTTAAATACTATACCGGAGAAAATTGCTTTGGGTTTCCGTACCATGCTGGCCACCGGGATGCGCACAAGTGAAGTTGTAGCCGTGCAATGCAGCGATTTAATTAGATTAGACAATGGTGGTTATATTATCAGGGTTAGACATGACAAAGGGAATAAAGAAAGATATGTACCGGTAATGGATGCAGATGTGGCCAGGAAACTGGCGGAGATTAAAAGGGAAAGGATTGATGATATACCCCTTATAGATGTTACTCCAATTCAATACAGGAATTGGTCATACAAGTGCATAAAACAAATTGGTGTGCATTTTTACCCCCACCGTTGCCGGCATACAGTAGGCACTAAGCTGCTGCAAAAGGGTGTGGCCATTGACAAGGTGCAGGAAATACTGGGGCATGAAAACATTTCCACTACCCGGCGTTATGCTAAAACAGCACCGGAAGCTGTACTGGAACTGGCCGCTAAGGCGGATCAGGTCAAAGAAACCAGGAGCATATATTGTTGTTTATTGAATGAGATTTTTTCGGAAAATGAGTAG
- a CDS encoding DegT/DnrJ/EryC1/StrS aminotransferase family protein translates to MTNSRNIPFSPPDITDAEIEEVIKAMKSGWITTGPRTKKFEKKIAEYVGANKAVCLNSATAAMELTLRILGIGPGDEVITTAYTYTASASVIDHVGAKIVLVDTAPDSFEMDYEKLADAITEKTKAIIPVDIAGKMCDYDTIYEAIESRRGLFKANSELQELFNRVIVMADAAHAFGAERHGFKCGQVADFTCFSFHAVKNITTAEGGAVVWRSDIGLDDEWLYKQFMLYSLHGQSKDALAKNQKGAWEYDIIYPAYKCNMTDILAGFGLMQLSRYEGLMERRKGIIKMYDRALLPIGVKSLQHYGDGFASSGHLYLARIPGIDEELRNELIIKMAEVGVACNVHYKPLPMFTAYKNLGFDINDYQNAFNAYKNEITLPLHTLLSDEDVEYVCGSFKWAIDEVSE, encoded by the coding sequence GTGACTAATAGTAGAAATATACCGTTTTCCCCACCGGATATTACGGATGCGGAGATTGAAGAAGTCATAAAAGCGATGAAGTCCGGCTGGATTACAACTGGACCCAGAACAAAAAAATTTGAAAAGAAAATAGCAGAATATGTTGGTGCGAATAAAGCAGTGTGTTTAAATTCTGCTACTGCAGCTATGGAGCTTACTCTTCGTATTTTAGGCATTGGTCCTGGGGATGAAGTTATAACTACAGCTTATACATATACGGCATCTGCTTCTGTAATAGATCACGTTGGTGCAAAAATCGTGCTGGTTGATACCGCTCCGGATTCTTTTGAGATGGATTATGAAAAACTTGCTGATGCCATTACAGAGAAGACAAAAGCAATAATTCCTGTTGATATAGCGGGGAAGATGTGTGATTACGATACCATATATGAAGCTATCGAAAGCAGGAGGGGGCTCTTCAAAGCTAATAGTGAACTTCAAGAGTTGTTTAATAGGGTAATCGTAATGGCTGATGCCGCCCATGCTTTTGGGGCTGAAAGACACGGATTCAAGTGTGGGCAAGTCGCGGACTTTACCTGTTTTTCTTTCCATGCAGTTAAAAATATAACCACAGCTGAAGGCGGTGCAGTGGTTTGGCGTAGTGATATTGGATTGGATGATGAGTGGCTTTATAAACAATTTATGTTATACAGCCTTCATGGTCAGTCTAAAGACGCACTAGCGAAAAACCAAAAAGGGGCATGGGAGTACGACATTATATATCCCGCCTATAAATGTAACATGACTGATATATTGGCTGGGTTTGGATTAATGCAGTTAAGTAGATATGAAGGTTTGATGGAGAGACGTAAAGGGATTATTAAGATGTATGATAGAGCATTGCTGCCGATAGGGGTTAAGAGTTTACAACATTATGGTGATGGTTTTGCCTCTTCAGGGCACCTTTATTTAGCGAGGATACCTGGAATTGACGAAGAACTAAGAAACGAGCTTATTATTAAGATGGCCGAGGTTGGGGTAGCATGTAACGTACATTATAAGCCATTACCTATGTTTACGGCTTATAAGAATTTAGGATTTGATATTAATGATTATCAAAATGCGTTTAATGCATATAAGAATGAGATTACATTGCCGCTACATACTTTACTTAGTGATGAGGATGTAGAGTATGTGTGCGGTAGTTTCAAGTGGGCAATAGATGAGGTTTCAGAGTAG
- a CDS encoding nucleoside-diphosphate sugar epimerase/dehydratase, whose translation MNLVLRTAILIFCDFVLVNLAMVLTLLIRFYESGNALYYLQSYINFAPLAAGLMIISFYLFRLYHKVWAYASIGELIAITIAVSAGTAGVFILSFFIQTPLPRSVVLMSWAFNILIIGGSRGAWRVYVQAQKAMGQDSGYKKEKRKALIVGAGDAGAMVVRELRNHGNGLIPVGFVDDDVKKHGMTILGIPVLGGRDRLPEIIKKRIIAEVIIAMPSVPREIIRQTVQTCKGANARLKILPGIYQLIDGKVTVNGLRSVQVEDLLGRDPVMVNMRQIAGYLTGRTVMVTGAGGSIGSELCRQVAGFSPSRLIVLGHGENSIHNIVMELRESYHDLTVDIEIADVRDKLRIDGIFELYRPSVVFHAAAHKHVPLMERHPDEAVKTNVFGTRNVAEAADRVGTDIFVMISTDKAVNPSSVMGATKRLAELVVQHLDKMSRTTFTAVRFGNVLGSSGSVVPTFKRQILRGGPVTVTHPEMKRYFMTIPEAVQLVIQAGAMAEGGEVFILDMGEPVKIVDLAKLMITLSGLEPGKDIEIRFTGARPGEKLFEELLTAEEGSDVTKHERIFVARPTAVDFARLEAELHRLLIQTGNGGIAGEDVFEVLAGLIANFNHYRKEMAG comes from the coding sequence TTGAACTTGGTATTGCGGACAGCCATCCTGATTTTTTGCGACTTTGTGCTGGTCAACCTGGCGATGGTGCTGACGCTGCTGATTCGTTTTTATGAATCGGGCAATGCTCTGTATTATCTGCAATCATATATTAATTTTGCGCCTTTGGCCGCCGGGCTGATGATTATATCTTTTTACCTGTTCAGGCTATACCATAAGGTTTGGGCCTATGCCAGCATTGGCGAGCTTATCGCCATCACCATAGCTGTATCAGCCGGGACGGCGGGTGTGTTCATATTGAGCTTTTTTATTCAAACACCTCTGCCCAGAAGCGTCGTGCTGATGTCCTGGGCCTTTAATATATTGATCATTGGCGGTTCCAGGGGTGCCTGGCGTGTGTACGTGCAAGCCCAAAAAGCGATGGGCCAGGACAGCGGGTATAAAAAAGAAAAGAGAAAAGCCCTTATTGTGGGCGCGGGCGATGCCGGGGCAATGGTGGTCAGGGAATTGCGAAACCACGGCAACGGACTGATCCCTGTCGGTTTTGTAGACGATGATGTGAAAAAGCACGGCATGACTATATTGGGTATACCGGTGCTTGGCGGCCGCGACAGACTTCCGGAGATAATTAAAAAACGTATTATCGCCGAAGTTATTATTGCCATGCCCTCGGTGCCAAGGGAGATCATTCGTCAAACAGTGCAAACTTGCAAAGGCGCCAATGCCAGGTTGAAAATATTGCCGGGCATCTACCAATTAATTGACGGAAAAGTAACGGTTAACGGACTGCGCAGCGTTCAGGTGGAGGACTTGCTGGGAAGAGATCCTGTAATGGTGAACATGAGGCAAATAGCCGGATACCTGACGGGCAGGACAGTGATGGTAACCGGAGCCGGCGGTTCCATCGGTTCCGAGCTTTGCCGGCAGGTGGCCGGGTTTTCACCTTCACGCTTGATTGTACTGGGACATGGGGAAAACAGCATTCATAATATAGTAATGGAGCTTCGGGAATCGTATCATGACCTCACCGTTGACATAGAAATTGCCGATGTGCGGGACAAGCTGAGAATTGACGGTATTTTTGAATTGTACAGGCCCTCCGTGGTTTTTCACGCTGCGGCCCATAAACACGTTCCCTTGATGGAACGGCACCCCGATGAGGCCGTTAAAACAAATGTCTTCGGCACTAGGAACGTGGCCGAGGCGGCGGATAGGGTGGGGACGGACATATTTGTAATGATTTCCACCGACAAGGCGGTCAATCCTTCCAGCGTCATGGGCGCCACCAAGCGTTTGGCGGAGCTGGTGGTCCAGCACCTCGACAAAATGAGCCGGACCACTTTTACCGCCGTACGTTTTGGCAATGTGCTGGGCAGCAGTGGCAGCGTGGTGCCTACATTCAAAAGACAGATACTGCGGGGAGGACCTGTCACCGTTACCCATCCCGAAATGAAAAGATACTTTATGACCATACCCGAGGCGGTTCAACTGGTCATTCAGGCCGGGGCCATGGCCGAGGGAGGGGAAGTTTTTATCCTGGACATGGGCGAGCCGGTGAAAATAGTTGATCTGGCCAAGCTGATGATTACTCTGTCCGGCCTGGAGCCCGGTAAGGATATTGAAATAAGATTCACCGGTGCAAGGCCCGGTGAAAAACTGTTTGAAGAACTGCTCACCGCGGAAGAGGGCTCCGATGTCACAAAACATGAAAGAATTTTCGTTGCCCGCCCCACCGCGGTGGATTTTGCCCGGCTGGAAGCCGAATTACATAGACTTTTGATTCAAACCGGCAACGGCGGGATAGCCGGAGAGGACGTTTTCGAAGTTCTCGCCGGTCTGATCGCCAATTTCAATCACTACAGAAAAGAAATGGCGGGTTAA
- a CDS encoding Rpn family recombination-promoting nuclease/putative transposase — MKAINRINDYAFKRIFGSEEGKEALISLLNAVLKPLPGQELAAVELLDRELDPKYLLDKAARLDILARIVTGALVNVEVQIVNRYNIDKRTLFYWAGLYHGQLASGQNFICLRKTITINILGFDWFEDTYKYHHTFHVREDQTGELLNDDLEIHFLELQKVAKVKRKPQNGLEEWLLYLNNIQGEEMEAIAMGNPGIRKAMTIEQIFFKNKKERRLYELREKAVRDEISMVVGAKAEGKAEGKAEGKAEGKAEGKVEMAHDAICKYLDIKFAEASFSLQAEVKKINDVVILDEIINNIYTANSLDDASTIVRGAVK, encoded by the coding sequence ATGAAAGCCATTAACCGTATAAATGACTATGCCTTCAAAAGGATATTCGGATCGGAAGAGGGCAAAGAAGCATTAATAAGCTTACTGAACGCCGTGTTGAAGCCATTGCCGGGACAGGAACTGGCTGCAGTAGAGTTGCTGGATCGGGAATTGGATCCTAAATACCTACTGGACAAAGCCGCCAGACTTGACATTTTGGCTAGAATAGTCACCGGGGCATTGGTGAATGTAGAAGTCCAGATAGTAAACAGATACAACATTGATAAACGCACATTGTTTTATTGGGCAGGACTGTATCATGGACAATTGGCCAGCGGCCAGAATTTCATTTGCCTTAGGAAGACCATCACTATAAATATTCTTGGATTTGATTGGTTCGAGGATACATATAAATACCACCACACCTTCCACGTCAGGGAGGATCAAACGGGAGAGTTATTGAACGACGATCTGGAAATTCATTTCTTGGAGCTGCAGAAGGTTGCTAAGGTAAAACGCAAGCCCCAAAATGGCTTGGAGGAATGGTTGCTTTATCTCAATAACATTCAGGGAGAAGAAATGGAGGCAATCGCTATGGGAAACCCCGGTATTCGCAAAGCTATGACCATTGAGCAGATCTTCTTCAAGAACAAGAAAGAGCGCAGGCTATACGAACTCAGAGAAAAAGCTGTCAGGGATGAAATCTCAATGGTGGTTGGGGCAAAAGCTGAAGGCAAGGCTGAAGGCAAAGCTGAAGGCAAAGCTGAGGGCAAAGCTGAAGGCAAGGTGGAAATGGCCCATGATGCAATTTGCAAGTACCTGGATATTAAATTCGCAGAGGCATCCTTTAGCTTGCAAGCAGAGGTAAAGAAAATTAATGACGTAGTTATACTGGATGAAATCATTAACAATATATATACTGCCAATAGCTTGGATGATGCATCGACCATAGTAAGGGGAGCAGTTAAATAA
- a CDS encoding winged helix-turn-helix transcriptional regulator, translating to MNHEYEILSYIEKNTEISQRQIAGGTGLSVGTVNLLLKKMVHKGLLKLERVNGRTLRYILTPGGMAEKTRLAYQYLKASYGQIIKISRAVEQVIAEYQAAHGPAGEIILCGSPGDVPAILKIVFHNLGMKYRIVEEIGDFPGDVLKNVLVITWGDAWVKQLDSEYNVINILEIL from the coding sequence TTGAACCATGAATACGAAATACTTAGCTATATAGAAAAAAATACCGAAATATCCCAGCGTCAAATCGCCGGCGGAACCGGCCTTTCGGTGGGTACCGTAAACCTGCTGTTGAAAAAAATGGTTCATAAAGGGTTGCTTAAACTAGAAAGGGTCAACGGCAGGACCCTGCGCTATATCCTTACCCCCGGGGGCATGGCCGAAAAAACCCGGCTGGCTTATCAGTACCTTAAAGCATCGTACGGGCAGATTATCAAAATAAGCCGGGCGGTGGAACAAGTTATCGCCGAATACCAGGCTGCCCACGGACCCGCAGGGGAAATAATACTTTGCGGATCTCCCGGTGATGTACCGGCGATATTGAAAATCGTTTTTCATAATCTTGGTATGAAATACAGGATAGTTGAAGAAATTGGCGATTTTCCGGGAGATGTCTTGAAAAACGTGCTGGTGATCACCTGGGGCGACGCTTGGGTTAAACAGCTTGACAGCGAATATAATGTTATAAACATACTTGAAATTTTGTAG